A DNA window from Deltaproteobacteria bacterium contains the following coding sequences:
- the glgB gene encoding 1,4-alpha-glucan branching protein GlgB: protein MNKDNFITPEDLSLFNKGTHFHLYEKLGSHPLLQEGVEGIHFAVWAPNAERVFLIGDFNGWDSRRCPLQSLEQSGLWSVFVPHLKEGTLYKYAVYSSHNHYQAEKADPFAFAAELAPRTASKIWNLDYCWKDQVWMKNRAEKNSLQAPLSIYEVHLGSWKRKAENQFLSYRELATHLTAYVKKMGFTHVEFLPLMEHPFYGSWGYQTTSYFAPTSRYGSPQDFMFLIDTLHQNDIGVILDWVPSHFPNDEHGLAFFDGTALFEHEDPRQGFHPDWKSCIFNYGRNEVKSFLINSALFWFDQYHVDGLRVDAVASMLHLDYSRKEGEWIPNVHGSNENLEAVSFLRSLNEVVYRFYPEVQMFAEESNSWPGVSRPTHLGGLGFGLKWDMGWMHDTLCYLSKDPVHRRYHHQDLTFRLLYAHQESFCLPLSHDEVVYGKGSLLSKMPGNAWQKLANLRLLLAYQYAQPGKKLLFMGGEFGQGKEWNHDEALQWQLLQELPHQGIQRWVQDLNRLYRAEKALHEFDCDSQGFEWMECDDAEQSVLSFIRKTQNPADSILAIFNFTPLPRFHYPLRVPKNGCWRELLNSDAQEYGGSGLGNLGEVKTESLLLSLTLPPLGCLFLKRNATAQVALEIARTAEQSLRKNTNGPPMSRG from the coding sequence ATGAATAAAGACAACTTCATCACTCCAGAAGACCTTTCTCTTTTTAACAAAGGCACGCACTTTCATCTCTACGAAAAATTGGGGAGTCACCCGCTGCTTCAAGAGGGTGTGGAAGGGATTCATTTTGCCGTCTGGGCGCCCAATGCAGAACGCGTCTTCCTGATCGGGGATTTTAATGGCTGGGATTCGAGACGATGTCCTTTGCAGTCTTTGGAACAGTCAGGTCTCTGGAGTGTTTTTGTCCCTCATTTAAAAGAGGGCACACTTTATAAGTATGCCGTTTATTCCAGTCACAATCACTATCAGGCGGAAAAGGCCGACCCTTTTGCCTTTGCCGCTGAACTTGCTCCCCGAACGGCTTCAAAGATCTGGAATCTGGATTATTGCTGGAAGGATCAAGTCTGGATGAAAAATCGGGCTGAGAAAAATTCCCTTCAGGCACCCCTCTCCATTTATGAAGTGCATTTGGGTTCCTGGAAAAGAAAGGCAGAAAATCAATTTTTAAGTTACCGCGAGCTGGCCACCCACTTGACTGCCTATGTAAAAAAGATGGGGTTTACTCATGTGGAATTTCTGCCGCTGATGGAACATCCTTTTTACGGCTCCTGGGGATATCAGACCACTTCTTATTTTGCGCCGACCAGCCGTTATGGTTCGCCCCAGGATTTTATGTTTCTGATCGATACCCTGCACCAGAATGACATCGGGGTAATTTTAGATTGGGTGCCTTCCCATTTTCCGAACGATGAGCATGGCCTTGCTTTTTTTGACGGCACTGCCCTTTTTGAACACGAAGATCCACGACAAGGGTTTCATCCCGATTGGAAGAGCTGCATTTTTAATTATGGTCGAAACGAGGTGAAGAGTTTTTTGATCAACTCTGCCCTATTCTGGTTTGACCAATATCATGTCGACGGCCTGCGGGTGGATGCGGTGGCCTCGATGCTGCATCTCGATTATTCCCGAAAGGAGGGTGAATGGATTCCGAATGTTCATGGAAGCAATGAAAATCTGGAGGCGGTTTCTTTTTTGCGAAGTTTAAACGAAGTGGTCTATCGTTTTTACCCGGAGGTGCAGATGTTTGCGGAGGAGTCCAACTCCTGGCCAGGGGTATCTCGTCCGACTCATTTGGGGGGCTTGGGCTTCGGGCTCAAATGGGACATGGGCTGGATGCATGATACACTTTGCTATCTATCGAAAGATCCCGTCCATCGCAGATACCATCATCAAGATCTTACTTTTCGTCTGCTCTATGCCCATCAGGAAAGTTTTTGTCTGCCGCTCTCTCACGATGAAGTAGTGTATGGCAAAGGCTCACTCCTTTCGAAAATGCCCGGCAATGCCTGGCAGAAATTGGCCAACCTGCGCCTGCTGCTTGCCTATCAGTATGCGCAACCCGGAAAGAAACTTTTGTTTATGGGCGGAGAATTCGGTCAAGGCAAAGAATGGAATCACGACGAGGCCCTGCAATGGCAATTACTGCAGGAGCTTCCCCATCAGGGAATTCAGCGCTGGGTGCAGGATTTGAATCGGCTCTATCGCGCAGAGAAGGCCCTGCACGAGTTCGATTGCGACTCGCAAGGTTTTGAATGGATGGAGTGTGACGATGCGGAACAAAGTGTTTTGAGCTTTATCCGAAAGACCCAAAATCCGGCAGATTCTATTTTGGCCATTTTTAATTTTACTCCGCTGCCTCGTTTTCATTATCCGCTGAGAGTCCCAAAAAATGGATGTTGGAGAGAGTTACTCAATAGCGATGCCCAAGAATATGGGGGAAGTGGGCTGGGAAATCTGGGAGAGGTAAAAACAGAATCCCTTCTACTTTCCCTCACGCTTCCTCCTTTGGGATGTTTATTTTTAAAGAGAAATGCAACTGCTCAGGTAGCCCTGGAAATTGCGAGGACTGCCGAGCAATCCTTGAGAAAAAATACAAATGGGCCCCCGATGTCTCGGGGGTGA
- the malQ gene encoding 4-alpha-glucanotransferase gives MDNELHQNLRNLARLYGIFPEYEDGFGQLREVSSETLFSVLRSLGLPLTRFEEAERLIFEAPFQYWNQFSEPVILVETQCPLSCVLRISKEEVPSCLQVYLSLETGETRSWSFRFEDLPTLEQGSLAGKVYFSKQLKIFTHLSWGYHRVVFETLLRRHEVLLISAPPRAYIPQKNLEQKTWGVFAPLYALHSKEGSGAGTFSDFEKLLHWVQTLGGSYAATLPLFASFFDHALSVSPYSPVSRLFWNEFYLDLEKIPEIKRCASAKAILNSAEFQTQLQVFRNSPRVDYVTQMSLKQKVLAELARYFFKETSARQNQFQEYLKLHPRLKDYAQFRALHEKLKSSWTEWPIQLREGRVQQGDYPEEIEQYHLYVQWLAQEQVQALAQNARQKGLDLFLDFPLGVHPQGYDAWREEESFVRGVSVGAPPDAFFSQGQNWSFSPLHPQKIREQGYRYFIESLRQVMQVAGLLRIDHVMGLHRLYYIPHGFPATEGCYVSYPTEELYAILCLESHRTQTLLVGEDLGTVPAELRPMMKQRGIFRSYVLQGEFQEKDEPAAVPSDSVASLNTYDMRPFALFWKDRGNAQEALLKYLSYLSESSAAMLLINLEDLWLEQEAQNSPGTRDARNWSRKMRYSMEEFFQLPELLALLWEVNGLRNHLELVYE, from the coding sequence ATGGATAACGAGCTTCATCAGAATTTGAGGAACTTGGCGCGGCTGTATGGAATTTTTCCAGAGTATGAAGATGGATTTGGACAGCTTCGAGAAGTGTCTTCCGAAACACTTTTTTCAGTGCTTCGTTCTCTGGGTCTCCCTTTGACCCGTTTTGAGGAGGCAGAGAGGCTCATTTTTGAAGCCCCCTTTCAGTACTGGAATCAGTTTTCAGAGCCGGTGATTTTAGTAGAAACTCAGTGTCCCTTGAGTTGTGTACTTCGCATCTCAAAAGAAGAAGTTCCAAGTTGTCTCCAGGTGTATCTGAGTTTGGAAACGGGTGAAACAAGATCCTGGTCATTTCGCTTCGAAGATCTGCCCACCCTTGAACAGGGGAGTCTTGCAGGAAAAGTTTATTTTTCGAAGCAGCTGAAAATCTTTACTCATCTTTCCTGGGGCTATCATCGTGTGGTTTTTGAAACTCTTTTGAGACGCCATGAAGTGTTGCTGATTTCAGCGCCTCCCCGGGCCTATATTCCTCAAAAAAATCTGGAACAAAAAACATGGGGCGTCTTTGCGCCTCTGTATGCCTTGCATTCCAAAGAGGGGAGCGGAGCAGGAACTTTTTCGGATTTTGAAAAGTTGCTCCATTGGGTACAAACGTTGGGAGGCTCTTACGCCGCGACTTTACCGCTATTTGCTTCATTTTTCGATCATGCATTATCGGTCAGTCCTTACTCTCCTGTCAGTCGACTTTTCTGGAATGAGTTTTACCTCGACCTGGAGAAAATTCCGGAAATTAAAAGATGTGCCTCTGCAAAGGCGATCCTGAATTCTGCTGAATTTCAGACCCAGCTCCAGGTTTTTCGAAACAGTCCTCGAGTGGATTATGTGACGCAGATGTCTCTCAAACAAAAAGTGCTTGCAGAATTGGCGCGCTATTTTTTTAAAGAGACTTCGGCCCGGCAAAATCAATTTCAGGAATATTTAAAACTGCATCCTCGCCTGAAAGACTATGCCCAATTTCGGGCCCTGCACGAAAAATTAAAGTCTTCTTGGACGGAGTGGCCCATTCAGTTGAGGGAAGGAAGAGTTCAGCAGGGGGATTACCCGGAAGAAATCGAACAGTATCATCTTTATGTGCAATGGCTGGCCCAGGAGCAGGTGCAGGCGCTGGCTCAAAATGCGCGTCAAAAGGGCCTGGATTTGTTTCTCGATTTTCCCTTGGGGGTTCATCCTCAGGGTTATGATGCCTGGCGAGAAGAAGAAAGCTTTGTACGCGGGGTTTCAGTGGGGGCCCCTCCCGATGCCTTTTTTTCGCAAGGTCAGAATTGGAGCTTTTCGCCTCTGCACCCCCAAAAAATACGGGAGCAAGGCTATCGTTATTTTATAGAAAGTCTGCGGCAGGTCATGCAAGTTGCCGGCCTGCTGCGTATCGATCATGTGATGGGACTGCATCGGCTTTATTATATCCCTCATGGTTTTCCCGCCACAGAGGGTTGTTATGTGTCTTATCCCACTGAGGAATTGTATGCAATTTTATGTCTGGAATCTCATCGTACCCAAACTCTTTTGGTAGGGGAAGATTTGGGCACTGTGCCCGCGGAGTTAAGGCCCATGATGAAACAGCGGGGGATTTTCAGATCTTATGTACTGCAAGGCGAATTCCAAGAAAAAGATGAGCCTGCCGCTGTTCCCTCGGATTCGGTGGCCAGCCTGAATACCTATGACATGCGTCCCTTTGCCTTATTTTGGAAAGATCGAGGAAATGCCCAGGAAGCGCTCTTGAAGTATTTGTCCTATTTGAGTGAAAGTTCTGCGGCGATGCTTTTAATTAATCTGGAAGATCTTTGGCTGGAGCAGGAAGCACAAAATAGTCCGGGCACAAGGGATGCCCGCAATTGGTCTCGAAAGATGCGCTATTCGATGGAAGAGTTTTTTCAACTGCCCGAGTTGCTTGCCTTGCTTTGGGAAGTCAACGGGCTGAGAAATCATTTGGAGTTGGTCTATGAATAA